Proteins from one Corynebacterium testudinoris genomic window:
- a CDS encoding alpha/beta hydrolase, whose product MTFLTGARRLSRKAIVVLTAFATALALMVFVNAGEAKAQLRGDATGTCDWDGVGWGVQRCDVWSAATGRNIPVQIKPAARGGNAALYLLDGLRATEHANAWTVDVNAPAVYEGTNITLVMPIGGAGSFYADWEGPATYDLNNPVTYQWETFLTSELPAYLANNFGVAPNNNSIAGLSMGGTAALNLAAKHPGQFRQALSFSGYLTPTLPGMQTMLRVALLDAGGFNLNAMYGSIVSPRRFENDPFLNMNGLANSDVYISAATGIPGPEDANFPANLKLSGAPLEMLARVTTRLWEGKARAAGLNVTTDYPITGIHNWTQFGSQLEKSRNRVLDVMNAW is encoded by the coding sequence ATGACCTTCCTGACCGGAGCCCGACGTTTGAGCCGAAAGGCCATCGTCGTCCTGACCGCATTTGCCACCGCCCTAGCACTCATGGTGTTTGTCAATGCTGGTGAGGCCAAAGCCCAACTCCGCGGTGACGCGACGGGTACCTGCGACTGGGACGGCGTTGGCTGGGGCGTCCAGCGCTGTGACGTGTGGTCTGCTGCCACGGGCCGCAACATCCCCGTCCAGATCAAGCCGGCCGCACGCGGCGGCAACGCAGCTCTGTACCTCCTGGATGGCCTGCGCGCCACCGAGCACGCCAACGCCTGGACCGTGGACGTCAACGCCCCGGCCGTGTACGAAGGCACCAACATCACCCTCGTCATGCCGATCGGCGGCGCCGGCTCCTTCTACGCTGACTGGGAGGGTCCCGCTACCTACGACCTGAACAACCCGGTCACCTACCAGTGGGAGACCTTCCTGACCTCGGAGCTTCCCGCTTACCTGGCCAACAACTTCGGCGTTGCCCCGAACAACAACTCCATCGCTGGCCTGTCCATGGGTGGCACCGCCGCGCTGAACCTCGCTGCCAAGCACCCCGGCCAGTTCCGCCAGGCTCTGTCCTTCTCGGGCTACCTCACCCCGACCCTGCCGGGCATGCAGACCATGCTCCGCGTCGCCCTGCTGGATGCTGGTGGCTTCAACCTCAACGCCATGTACGGCAGCATCGTCAGCCCCCGTCGATTCGAGAACGATCCGTTCTTGAACATGAACGGCCTGGCTAACTCGGACGTCTACATCTCCGCCGCCACCGGTATCCCCGGCCCGGAGGACGCTAACTTCCCGGCCAACCTCAAGCTGTCCGGCGCCCCGCTGGAGATGCTGGCTCGCGTCACCACCCGCCTGTGGGAGGGTAAAGCCCGCGCTGCTGGCCTGAACGTCACCACTGATTACCCGATCACCGGCATCCACAACTGGACCCAGTTCGGTTCTCAGCTGGAGAAGTCCCGCAACCGCGTCCTCGACGTCATGAACGCCTGGTAA
- a CDS encoding cutinase family protein yields MRKTLTILAVIVLVVVIGAGALRFMRTTDQIPTPPLGQQPTEDVQQPEWCPAVEFISAPGTWESAPGDDPVNPTANPWSFMLSITQPLQERYAPDNVKVWTLPYTAQFRNINAQNEMSYDDSRQEGLAKLEEELVLTHSECPLTDFIMVGFSQGAVIVGDVANKIGKDNGVVPAERIRGVALIADGRREPGVGQFPGTYVDGVGAEVALAPLNLLVQPIVPGATMRGPRDGGYGSLQDRTFDICAPNDSICDAPLNVGNALDRALALVAANGIHAQYATNPDVIPGTTVNAWVVDWAIGLIDGR; encoded by the coding sequence ATGAGAAAGACACTCACCATCCTGGCGGTCATCGTCCTCGTTGTGGTGATTGGCGCGGGCGCACTGAGATTCATGCGCACGACCGATCAGATCCCGACTCCACCGCTCGGGCAACAGCCAACCGAGGATGTGCAGCAGCCAGAATGGTGTCCTGCCGTGGAGTTCATCTCCGCGCCGGGCACCTGGGAATCCGCCCCCGGCGATGACCCGGTGAACCCGACTGCGAACCCCTGGAGCTTCATGCTCTCGATTACGCAGCCGCTGCAGGAGCGCTATGCCCCCGACAACGTCAAGGTGTGGACGCTGCCGTACACCGCGCAGTTCCGCAACATCAACGCCCAAAACGAGATGAGCTACGACGATTCTCGGCAGGAGGGCCTGGCAAAGCTGGAAGAAGAGCTCGTGCTCACGCACAGCGAGTGCCCGCTCACCGACTTCATCATGGTTGGTTTCTCCCAGGGCGCGGTGATTGTCGGCGATGTGGCCAACAAGATCGGCAAGGACAACGGCGTTGTGCCCGCCGAGCGGATCAGGGGTGTCGCCCTGATCGCCGACGGACGCCGGGAACCTGGTGTGGGCCAGTTCCCCGGCACCTATGTCGATGGCGTCGGAGCCGAAGTGGCTCTCGCCCCGCTCAACCTGCTTGTCCAGCCGATCGTGCCGGGCGCGACGATGCGCGGTCCGCGTGACGGTGGCTACGGCTCCCTGCAGGATCGCACCTTCGACATCTGCGCCCCGAACGACAGCATTTGCGACGCCCCGCTCAACGTCGGCAATGCGCTCGACCGCGCCCTGGCGCTCGTGGCTGCCAATGGCATCCACGCCCAATACGCCACAAACCCCGACGTTATCCCCGGCACGACCGTCAACGCATGGGTGGTCGACTGGGCGATTGGGCTTATCGACGGCCGCTAG
- a CDS encoding alpha/beta hydrolase-fold protein: MRDTASRSPQRVGRFRHACLAAAVIPTTVALGLSLAPVANAQSSGSSLSDQIRPSDPPARTPISTEYPSIDNLPAGVSVNRVEWLSDRRLAIFIDSAAMPGEPIQVQMLLARDWHSSPNRDFPEVWALDGLRAREDESGWTIETNIEQFYADKNVNVILPVGGESSFYSDWQQPNNGKNYQWETFLTKELVPILDNGFRSTKQRAVFGLSMGGTAAMNLAQRHPYLFSFVGSFSGYLDTTSSGMQAAITAAQRDAGGYDSQAMWGPYGDQDWIDHNPRFGISALKDMTVYVSSGSGTDDFGQAGSVATSPAAAAGIGLEILSNMTTHTFVNEARAVGIEPISHFRPSGVHAWPYWQFEMTQAWPHIANSLKLSEEDRGAKCTVGGAIAVAVEQTKHIGSCVNDEYEAGKDNEGRRQDFRSGTAYWSPSTDAHALFGAINARYNALGGPSGWLGFPISGEAATRDGVGRYVHFQNGSIYWSPSTGAQEIPRDIFDEWATTGYENGDLGFPTAPAKEVNGGFVQQFQKGYVVRTKDNKNYWLTGIIGAKYAELDTANSVLGHAKSNEIKVNGGVFQEFEHGNIYWSPSTGAKLIKYGAIFDAWGAKGWEKGEFGWPTADQAGIPAGGEVVEFQHGKISQINGAIKEERN, encoded by the coding sequence ATGCGCGACACCGCATCCCGTTCCCCACAGCGCGTTGGCCGCTTCCGCCACGCCTGCTTGGCAGCTGCCGTCATTCCCACCACCGTCGCCCTCGGCCTGAGCCTTGCTCCGGTCGCGAACGCGCAGAGCTCCGGCTCCAGCCTGTCGGATCAGATCCGTCCCTCGGATCCGCCCGCGCGCACGCCGATCAGCACTGAGTACCCGAGCATCGATAACCTACCGGCCGGTGTGTCGGTCAACCGCGTCGAGTGGCTCAGCGATCGCCGCCTCGCCATCTTCATCGACTCCGCCGCCATGCCGGGTGAGCCGATCCAGGTGCAGATGCTCCTGGCTCGTGACTGGCACTCCAGCCCGAACCGTGACTTCCCGGAGGTGTGGGCCCTTGACGGCCTGCGCGCCCGCGAAGACGAAAGCGGCTGGACCATCGAGACCAACATCGAGCAGTTCTACGCTGACAAGAACGTCAACGTCATCCTGCCCGTCGGTGGCGAGTCCTCCTTCTACTCGGATTGGCAGCAGCCCAACAACGGCAAGAACTACCAGTGGGAGACGTTCCTCACCAAGGAGCTCGTCCCGATCCTGGACAACGGCTTCCGCTCCACCAAGCAGCGCGCCGTCTTTGGTCTGTCCATGGGTGGTACCGCCGCGATGAACCTCGCCCAGCGCCACCCGTACCTGTTCTCCTTCGTTGGTTCCTTCTCCGGCTACCTGGACACCACCTCCTCCGGGATGCAGGCCGCGATCACCGCTGCCCAGCGCGATGCCGGTGGCTACGATTCCCAGGCCATGTGGGGACCCTACGGTGACCAGGACTGGATTGATCACAACCCGCGCTTCGGCATCAGCGCCCTCAAAGACATGACCGTCTACGTCTCCTCCGGCTCCGGCACCGATGACTTCGGTCAGGCCGGCTCCGTGGCTACCAGCCCGGCAGCGGCGGCCGGTATCGGCCTGGAGATCCTGTCCAACATGACCACGCACACCTTCGTCAACGAGGCGCGGGCGGTCGGCATCGAGCCGATCTCGCACTTCCGCCCCTCAGGCGTGCACGCCTGGCCGTACTGGCAGTTCGAGATGACGCAGGCGTGGCCGCACATCGCCAACTCGCTCAAGCTGTCCGAGGAAGATCGAGGTGCCAAGTGCACCGTCGGTGGCGCCATCGCCGTGGCCGTGGAGCAGACCAAGCACATTGGCTCCTGCGTCAACGACGAGTATGAAGCGGGTAAGGACAACGAGGGGCGTCGTCAAGATTTCCGTTCGGGCACCGCCTACTGGTCCCCGAGCACTGATGCGCACGCGCTGTTCGGTGCCATCAACGCCCGCTACAACGCCCTCGGGGGACCGTCCGGATGGCTCGGCTTCCCGATCTCGGGTGAGGCCGCGACCCGTGACGGCGTTGGCCGCTACGTCCACTTCCAGAACGGCTCGATCTACTGGAGCCCGTCCACCGGAGCTCAGGAGATCCCGCGCGACATCTTCGACGAGTGGGCCACCACCGGCTACGAAAACGGTGACTTGGGCTTCCCCACGGCACCCGCCAAGGAAGTCAACGGCGGCTTTGTCCAGCAGTTCCAGAAGGGCTACGTCGTCCGCACCAAGGACAACAAGAACTACTGGCTGACCGGGATCATTGGCGCCAAGTACGCAGAGCTGGACACCGCCAACTCCGTTCTGGGCCACGCGAAGTCCAACGAGATCAAGGTCAACGGCGGTGTCTTCCAGGAGTTCGAGCACGGCAACATCTACTGGTCGCCCTCCACCGGCGCGAAGCTCATCAAGTACGGCGCGATCTTCGATGCCTGGGGTGCCAAGGGCTGGGAGAAGGGCGAATTCGGTTGGCCCACCGCTGACCAGGCCGGAATCCCGGCCGGTGGTGAGGTCGTGGAGTTCCAGCACGGCAAGATTAGCCAGATCAACGGCGCCATCAAAGAGGAGCGCAACTAA
- a CDS encoding FadD32-like long-chain-fatty-acid--AMP ligase — MDLKAAMSQFFNEKGEIVLAPQLTLAGLAELTYQADLQYGGGERQCLRFWDFSESREGTPVDYNRTEINTRIKAVAARLQQVGKIGDRVAILANNSPEYIFGFIGALYAGMVPVPLYDPNEPGHADHLKAVFADSEPAFVLTNSTSAAAVREHFSELPSRERPRILAVDTLPDSLAPSYVNPMMTLQGQQLMASATTMPVDQMAFLQYTSGSTRTPAGVQLTNRSILTNVLQIFTAIGLRTPLRLVSWLPLHHDMGIILATFVTILGLPNELMTPRDFIQQPKRWVDQLNRREGEDNVSIYTVVPNFALELAARYGKPKEGESYDFSAVDGLIVGSEPVTEKAIETFLETFGDYQLDRHALRPSYGLAEASLLVATPQTEERPLVSHFDRDKLAEGIIEFVDRDSDKAAAFTSNGQVVRPQTLTIVDPATRAELPDGRVGEMWAIGENMAAGYLGREEETVATFRNTLGERLAEGSRADGRPDEGWMATGDLGAFVNGHLYITGRLKDLIVIAGRNHYPQDIEYTVMAASDHVRPDSLAAFSIEGDDVEKLILVIERDEKADAANDAAAVETIRAAVTNAHGVTPADIRFVGPNEINRSSSGKIARRVVQKAYLAG, encoded by the coding sequence ATGGACCTGAAAGCGGCGATGAGCCAGTTCTTCAACGAGAAGGGTGAGATCGTTCTAGCACCGCAGCTCACGCTCGCGGGCCTGGCCGAGCTGACGTACCAAGCCGATCTCCAGTACGGCGGCGGCGAGCGTCAATGCCTCCGCTTCTGGGATTTCTCCGAATCCCGTGAGGGCACCCCGGTGGACTACAACCGCACCGAGATCAACACCCGCATCAAGGCCGTCGCCGCACGCCTGCAGCAAGTGGGCAAGATCGGTGACCGCGTTGCCATCCTGGCCAACAACTCCCCGGAGTACATTTTCGGCTTCATCGGCGCCCTTTACGCTGGCATGGTCCCGGTGCCGTTGTACGACCCGAACGAGCCGGGCCATGCGGATCACCTCAAGGCTGTCTTCGCGGATTCGGAGCCGGCTTTCGTCTTGACCAACTCCACCTCTGCCGCGGCCGTGCGCGAACACTTCTCTGAGCTGCCCTCCCGCGAGCGTCCCCGCATCCTCGCGGTGGACACTCTGCCGGATAGCCTCGCCCCGTCGTACGTCAACCCGATGATGACGTTGCAGGGACAGCAGCTCATGGCATCGGCCACGACCATGCCGGTGGATCAGATGGCGTTCTTGCAGTACACCTCCGGATCCACTCGTACTCCGGCTGGCGTGCAGTTGACCAACCGCTCCATCCTCACGAATGTGCTGCAGATTTTCACGGCGATTGGTCTGCGTACCCCGCTGCGTCTGGTGTCGTGGCTGCCGCTGCACCACGACATGGGAATCATTTTGGCCACCTTCGTCACCATTTTGGGCCTACCGAACGAGCTCATGACCCCGCGTGACTTCATTCAGCAGCCCAAGCGGTGGGTAGACCAGCTCAACCGCCGCGAAGGCGAGGACAATGTCTCTATCTACACCGTCGTGCCGAACTTTGCCCTCGAACTGGCTGCCCGCTACGGCAAGCCAAAGGAGGGTGAATCCTATGATTTCTCGGCCGTCGACGGCCTGATTGTTGGCTCCGAACCAGTGACGGAAAAGGCGATCGAGACCTTCTTGGAGACTTTCGGCGATTACCAGCTCGATCGCCATGCTCTGCGGCCCTCTTATGGTCTGGCGGAAGCCTCGTTGCTGGTGGCCACCCCGCAGACCGAGGAGCGTCCGCTCGTCTCGCACTTCGACCGTGACAAGCTGGCCGAGGGCATCATCGAGTTCGTTGACCGTGACTCCGACAAGGCCGCCGCATTCACCTCGAATGGTCAGGTCGTTCGCCCCCAGACCCTGACGATCGTCGATCCGGCCACCCGCGCCGAGCTGCCCGACGGCAGGGTCGGTGAGATGTGGGCTATTGGTGAGAACATGGCCGCCGGCTACCTCGGTCGGGAAGAAGAAACCGTTGCTACCTTCCGCAACACGCTGGGGGAGCGCCTGGCTGAAGGCTCTCGCGCTGATGGCCGTCCGGATGAAGGATGGATGGCTACCGGCGACTTGGGTGCCTTCGTCAATGGGCACCTGTACATCACCGGCCGCCTCAAGGACCTCATTGTCATCGCGGGCCGTAACCACTACCCGCAGGACATCGAGTACACGGTCATGGCCGCGTCCGACCATGTCCGCCCGGATTCCCTCGCTGCCTTCTCCATTGAAGGCGATGATGTGGAAAAGCTCATCCTCGTCATTGAGCGTGACGAGAAGGCTGATGCCGCTAACGATGCCGCTGCCGTGGAGACCATCCGCGCCGCAGTGACCAACGCCCACGGCGTCACCCCGGCGGATATCCGCTTCGTCGGCCCGAACGAGATCAACCGTTCCTCCTCCGGCAAGATTGCTCGCCGCGTCGTGCAGAAGGCCTACCTGGCCGGTTAA
- the pks13 gene encoding polyketide synthase Pks13 (Pks13 is a key enzyme in mycolic acid biosynthesis.) — MSVSQTPTTVEHMTVEQLREWLRKWVSSTSGVALEEISDAKPMENFGLSSRDAVVLSGELENLLGVQLDATIAYEYPTIDALAQRLVDGEPATRERTRPVTRHGGSGESTPGTHDIAIVGMAGRFPGAPNLPAYWDMLVEGRDGTGELPIGRWAEYVADDVMSQKMAEQNLVGGYLNDLSSFDAEFFGLSPLEAANMDPQQRIMLEVTWEALENAHIAPNELRGTPVGVFVGSSNNDYGMLISSDPAEAHPYALTGTASSIIPNRISYAFDFRGPSVSVDTACSSSIVAVHQAVRALREGDADVAVAGGVNILASPFVSTAFGELGVISPSGHIHAFSDEADGFVRADGAGVVILKRVDDALADGDEILAVIKGSAVNSDGHSNGLTAPNPDAQIDVLYRAYDDARVDPREVDYVEAHGTGTILGDPIEATALGEVLGQGREASRPTLLGSVKSNIGHSESAAGAAGLIKVVQAMNNGVIPPSPHFEAPNRYIDFDAEHLEVVEDPREWPEYSGRKVAGVSGFGFGGTNGHLVVSSFDPADYEHKPQERDAQLIDPDRPNAVALPVSGLLPSRRRQAAADLADFLQERDDAALIPLARSLAHRNHGRSRAVVMATDITEAVKRLRQVADGKVSVGISAADAPAALGPVFVYSGFGSQHRKMAKELIGVSPMFLARLEELDRFVDHELGWSVLDIIRDDEQTYDTETAQVAITAIQIALTDFLATFGAKPAAVMGMSMGEIAAAYAAGGLSDHDAMQIACHRARLMGEGEKSLPEDQLGAMAVVEMSADQLTELNEQDTFANIEPAVYAGPGMTTVGGPRAQVTELVDKLEGEGLFARLLNVKGAGHTSAVEPLLGELGFETAGITPQPLHTPLFSSVDRGVIHEPGTVVHDTDYWLRMTRQPVYFQDATAAAFAQGHTTLVEISPNPVAIMGMMNTAFSVGMPDAQLLYVLKRKIDSAISIRDLLAKLYVNGAPIDFSVAYGDGEMLPAPNITWKHQHYWTNARPSSNRSADLPGARVNLPNGAVAFSTNADQVPSSLALLERAAEQVQPEAQLIAAEEHAMLPAKGEITTLVNRTIGGLSLEVHYIAPSGVTSLVAEGFATTLQLGAPASAPGVQAPRETSLIDDPATDELTIEEVRWDPASGETVEERLRSIVSESMGYDVDDLPRELPLIDLGLDSLMGMRIKNRVENDFQIPPLQLQALRDASVADVVRIVKEAVDGKSVGTPLIEPVVSADDVAEASQGVGVAPRDASERMVFGVWAGLTGKAPAGVTSVLPVIDADVAKQIAERLSERSGLDISATQVAEATTLEPLANLVREGLETEVEGNIRVLRPRAEGSTAPSVFMFHPAGGSSIVYQPLMRRLPEAIPVYGVERLEGTLEERAAAYIDEIRTYSDGRPIVLGGWSFGGALAYEVAYQLKDTDIDVAFIALLDTTQPSEPIPDTIEETKARWGRYSDFAKRTYGLDFPVPYDMLETAGEEVMLTMLEQFLATTDASEHGLAAGVLEHQRASFVDNRILDKLDFERWAGLGIPVLLFRSERMHDGAIELEPRYATIDPDGGWSAIVDQLDIVQLSGDHLAVPDEPAIGVVGAHMAKRIEGLDS, encoded by the coding sequence ATGAGTGTGAGCCAGACTCCCACGACTGTCGAGCACATGACCGTCGAACAGCTCCGTGAATGGCTGCGGAAATGGGTCTCGTCCACTTCAGGTGTCGCCCTCGAGGAGATCTCTGACGCGAAGCCGATGGAAAACTTCGGCCTGTCCTCCCGCGATGCCGTGGTCCTCTCCGGTGAATTGGAGAACCTCCTCGGCGTCCAGTTGGATGCCACCATCGCCTACGAATACCCGACGATTGATGCGCTGGCGCAGCGACTCGTCGATGGGGAGCCCGCTACCCGTGAGCGCACCCGGCCGGTGACTCGCCATGGCGGTTCCGGGGAATCGACCCCGGGTACCCACGACATCGCGATCGTCGGTATGGCCGGTCGTTTCCCCGGCGCCCCGAACCTCCCCGCGTACTGGGACATGCTGGTTGAGGGCCGCGACGGCACCGGTGAGCTGCCGATCGGCCGCTGGGCCGAATACGTGGCAGACGATGTCATGTCGCAGAAGATGGCCGAGCAGAACCTCGTCGGCGGCTACCTCAATGACCTCTCCTCCTTCGATGCGGAGTTCTTTGGGCTCTCCCCGCTGGAAGCGGCGAACATGGATCCGCAGCAGCGCATCATGCTCGAAGTGACGTGGGAGGCGCTGGAGAATGCGCACATCGCTCCGAATGAGCTGCGCGGAACCCCGGTCGGTGTTTTTGTTGGTTCCTCGAACAACGATTACGGCATGCTCATCTCCTCGGACCCCGCGGAGGCGCACCCCTACGCGTTGACGGGAACCGCGAGCTCCATCATCCCGAACCGGATTTCCTACGCCTTTGATTTCCGTGGGCCGTCCGTGTCGGTGGATACGGCGTGTTCTTCCTCCATCGTGGCGGTGCACCAGGCGGTCCGCGCGCTCCGCGAAGGCGACGCCGATGTCGCTGTCGCCGGTGGCGTGAACATCCTGGCCTCGCCGTTCGTCTCCACGGCTTTTGGTGAGCTCGGCGTTATCAGCCCCTCGGGTCACATCCATGCCTTCTCCGATGAGGCTGATGGCTTCGTCCGTGCGGACGGCGCGGGCGTGGTCATTCTCAAGCGGGTCGATGATGCTTTGGCCGACGGTGATGAGATTCTCGCTGTTATTAAGGGCTCGGCAGTCAACTCTGATGGCCATTCCAACGGTCTCACCGCCCCGAACCCGGACGCGCAGATCGATGTCCTTTACCGAGCCTACGATGATGCCCGGGTTGATCCGCGCGAGGTCGACTACGTGGAGGCACACGGCACCGGAACCATCCTCGGCGACCCGATTGAGGCCACGGCCTTGGGTGAGGTGCTGGGCCAGGGCCGCGAGGCATCCCGCCCGACGTTGCTCGGTTCCGTGAAGTCGAATATTGGTCACTCCGAGTCGGCCGCCGGTGCCGCAGGTCTGATCAAGGTCGTGCAGGCCATGAACAACGGCGTCATCCCGCCGTCGCCGCACTTTGAGGCACCCAACCGGTACATCGATTTCGATGCCGAACACCTTGAGGTCGTGGAGGATCCGCGCGAGTGGCCCGAGTACTCCGGGCGCAAGGTCGCCGGTGTTTCCGGCTTCGGCTTCGGTGGCACCAACGGCCACCTCGTCGTGTCCTCCTTCGACCCGGCTGACTACGAGCACAAGCCGCAGGAGCGCGACGCACAGCTCATCGATCCGGACCGCCCCAACGCAGTGGCGTTGCCGGTGTCCGGCTTGCTGCCATCGCGGCGTCGGCAAGCAGCCGCCGACTTGGCGGATTTCCTCCAAGAGCGTGACGACGCCGCACTCATCCCGCTGGCGCGTTCCCTCGCCCACCGCAACCACGGGCGCTCCCGCGCCGTGGTCATGGCCACCGACATCACCGAGGCCGTCAAGCGCCTGCGCCAGGTCGCGGACGGCAAGGTGTCCGTTGGGATCTCCGCCGCCGACGCTCCCGCGGCCCTCGGCCCGGTGTTCGTCTACTCCGGTTTCGGCTCCCAGCACCGCAAGATGGCCAAGGAATTGATCGGGGTCTCGCCGATGTTCCTCGCTCGCCTGGAGGAATTGGATCGCTTCGTCGATCACGAGCTCGGCTGGTCCGTCCTCGACATCATCCGCGATGACGAGCAGACCTACGACACCGAGACCGCGCAGGTCGCCATCACCGCGATCCAGATTGCGCTGACCGATTTCCTGGCCACGTTCGGCGCCAAGCCGGCCGCCGTCATGGGCATGTCCATGGGTGAGATCGCCGCGGCCTATGCTGCCGGTGGCTTGAGCGACCACGACGCCATGCAGATTGCCTGCCACCGCGCCCGCCTCATGGGCGAGGGGGAGAAGTCCTTGCCCGAGGATCAGCTCGGAGCGATGGCCGTGGTCGAGATGTCCGCCGACCAGCTCACCGAGCTCAACGAGCAGGACACCTTCGCCAACATCGAACCGGCCGTGTACGCCGGCCCTGGGATGACGACGGTGGGCGGGCCGCGCGCGCAGGTGACCGAGCTCGTCGACAAGCTGGAGGGCGAGGGACTGTTCGCCCGGCTCCTCAACGTCAAGGGCGCGGGCCACACCAGCGCCGTCGAGCCGCTGCTCGGCGAGCTTGGCTTCGAGACCGCAGGTATCACCCCGCAGCCGCTGCACACCCCGCTGTTTAGCTCCGTCGATCGTGGCGTCATCCACGAGCCGGGCACGGTTGTCCACGACACCGACTATTGGCTGCGCATGACCCGCCAGCCGGTGTACTTCCAGGACGCCACCGCCGCCGCCTTCGCGCAGGGCCACACGACGTTGGTGGAGATTTCCCCCAACCCCGTCGCCATCATGGGCATGATGAACACCGCCTTCAGCGTGGGCATGCCCGATGCGCAGTTGCTGTACGTGCTCAAGCGCAAGATCGATTCGGCGATCTCCATCCGCGATCTGCTGGCCAAGCTCTACGTCAATGGCGCGCCGATCGATTTCTCCGTGGCCTACGGCGATGGGGAGATGCTTCCCGCCCCGAACATCACCTGGAAGCACCAGCACTACTGGACCAACGCCCGCCCCTCCAGCAACCGTTCCGCGGATCTGCCGGGCGCGCGCGTCAACCTGCCCAACGGTGCGGTCGCGTTCTCCACGAACGCCGATCAGGTGCCGTCCTCGCTCGCTCTCCTCGAGCGCGCTGCCGAGCAGGTCCAGCCCGAGGCCCAGCTCATCGCCGCCGAAGAGCACGCGATGCTGCCCGCCAAGGGGGAGATCACCACGCTGGTCAACCGCACGATTGGCGGTCTGTCCCTCGAGGTCCACTACATCGCGCCCTCCGGCGTGACCTCACTGGTTGCGGAAGGTTTCGCCACCACGCTGCAGCTCGGCGCCCCCGCGTCTGCACCGGGCGTCCAGGCACCGCGGGAAACATCGCTTATCGACGACCCCGCCACCGACGAACTCACCATCGAAGAGGTCCGTTGGGACCCGGCGTCCGGCGAAACCGTCGAGGAGCGCCTGCGCTCCATCGTCTCCGAGTCGATGGGCTACGACGTCGATGATCTCCCGCGCGAGCTGCCGCTCATCGACCTGGGCTTGGATTCGCTCATGGGCATGCGCATCAAAAATCGCGTGGAGAATGACTTCCAGATCCCGCCCCTGCAGCTGCAGGCGCTTCGCGACGCCTCCGTGGCCGACGTCGTCCGCATCGTCAAGGAAGCCGTCGACGGCAAGTCCGTCGGTACCCCGCTCATCGAGCCGGTCGTCTCCGCCGATGACGTCGCGGAAGCCTCCCAAGGAGTTGGCGTCGCTCCCCGCGATGCCTCCGAGCGCATGGTGTTTGGTGTGTGGGCCGGTCTCACCGGCAAAGCACCGGCTGGCGTGACGAGTGTGCTTCCGGTGATCGACGCGGACGTCGCCAAGCAGATTGCCGAGCGGCTGAGCGAGCGTTCCGGCCTGGACATCTCCGCTACGCAGGTAGCGGAGGCCACGACCCTGGAACCGCTGGCCAACCTCGTGCGCGAGGGCCTAGAAACCGAGGTCGAAGGCAACATCCGAGTCCTGCGGCCCCGCGCGGAAGGCTCCACCGCCCCGAGCGTGTTCATGTTCCACCCGGCCGGCGGATCCTCGATCGTGTACCAACCACTCATGCGCCGCCTGCCCGAAGCCATCCCGGTCTACGGCGTCGAGCGCCTGGAGGGCACGCTCGAAGAGCGAGCCGCCGCCTACATCGACGAGATCCGCACCTACTCCGATGGCCGACCCATCGTCCTCGGCGGCTGGTCCTTCGGCGGCGCACTCGCCTACGAGGTCGCCTACCAGCTCAAAGACACCGACATCGACGTCGCGTTCATCGCCCTGCTGGACACCACTCAGCCCTCCGAGCCCATCCCCGACACCATCGAGGAAACCAAGGCACGCTGGGGCCGCTACAGCGACTTCGCCAAGCGAACCTACGGCCTCGACTTCCCCGTTCCCTACGACATGCTGGAAACCGCCGGCGAAGAAGTGATGCTCACCATGCTTGAGCAGTTCCTCGCCACGACGGATGCCTCCGAACACGGCCTCGCCGCCGGAGTCCTGGAACACCAGCGCGCCTCCTTCGTGGACAACCGCATCCTGGACAAACTCGACTTCGAACGCTGGGCCGGACTCGGCATTCCCGTCCTGCTGTTCCGCTCCGAGCGGATGCACGACGGCGCGATCGAACTCGAGCCTCGCTACGCCACGATTGACCCCGACGGCGGTTGGTCCGCTATCGTAGATCAACTGGATATTGTTCAGCTCTCCGGCGACCACCTCGCGGTCCCTGACGAACCCGCCATCGGCGTGGTCGGCGCGCACATGGCCAAGCGCATCGAGGGTCTGGACAGCTAA